The Budorcas taxicolor isolate Tak-1 chromosome 18, Takin1.1, whole genome shotgun sequence genome window below encodes:
- the LOC128063750 gene encoding vomeronasal type-1 receptor 4-like, translated as MSLHKDALRTTSQTALKTTYLIQTGVGSMANIILFLHNISPILLGHNQRPTPTILAHISLANLLFLLSSGIPHIMTAFVLGNPLSSLGCKFVYYIQRVARSTALCSTCVLSTYQSFTLTPRRAEWVMLRGRAPRVTGPSCCTCWVLSLLMYIYVPVKITGPWDRYNNTDSQGKWFCSISGTVTGFGYFWFISDATFITLMVWSSGSTVLLLHRHHQRVQYLHTHTGHHRCPPETRAAHTILMLMVAFVTFYLLNYSLVFHISATSDFRLWLLQVSNILVSCFPTIFPFLLLLRDPRTPRFCS; from the coding sequence ATGTCTCTTCACAAAGATGCCCTGAGAACCACAAGCCAGACAGCCCTGAAAACCACGTATCTTATACAGACAGGAGTTGGGTCTATGGCCAATATCATCCTTTTCCTTCACAACATCTCTCCAATCTTGCTTGGCCACAACCAGAGACCCACACCCACAATTCTTGCCCACATATCCCTAGCCaatcttttgtttcttctgtccTCTGGGATTCCCCATATAATGACAGCTTTTGTTTTGGGAAACCCCCTCTCCAGCCTCGGGTGTAAGTTTGTGTATTACATACAGAGGGTGGCTCGCAGCACCGCCCTGTGCTCCACCTGCGTCCTGAGCACCTATCAGTCCTTCACGCTCACCCCCAGGAGAGCGGAGTGGGTGATGCTCAGAGGAAGGGCCCCCAGGGTCACTGGCCCTTCCTGCTGCACCTGCTGGGTGCTCAGTCTCTTAATGTACATCTACGTTCCTGTGAAAATCACTGGTCCTTGGGATAGATACAACAATACTGATTCCCAAGGCAAGTGGTTCTGCTCAATCTCAGGTACTGTCACAGGCTTTGGCTACTTTTGGTTCATCTCTGATGCCACGTTTATTACCCTCATGGTCTGGTCCAGTGGCTCCACGGTGCTTCTCCTGCACAGACACCACCAGAGGGTGCAGTATCTTCACACCCACACTGGGCACCATAGATGCCCCCCGGAGACCAGAGCCGCCCACACCATCCTGATGCTCATGGTTGCCTTCGTCACCTTCTACCTGCTGAATTACAGTTTAGTTTTCCATATCAGTGCCACTTCAGATTTTCGCCTGTGGTTGCTCCAGGTCTCTAATATCTTGGTTTCTTGTTTCCCCACTATTTTCCCCTTCCTGCTGCTCCTGAGGGATCCTAGAACGCCTAGGTTCTGCTCTTGA
- the LOC128063747 gene encoding vomeronasal type-1 receptor 4-like, translating to MSSQKDVLRTASQAALKTTYLLQMGVGSLVNVILFFQNIFPVLFGHKQRPTDTILTHMALANLLVLLSSGIPHTMTAFVSSKPLSSLGCKLVYYIHRVARSTALCSTCVLSTYQSCTLIPRSEGRSLLRRARRVTDSSCWICWIFSAFVNIYIPVNITGPQDTHNYSDTQGRWFCTSLGHKSGFTFLWSVSDAVFISLMIWSSGSMVLLLHRHHQKMKYIHTRTGHHRCPPETRATHTILMLVVTFVMFYVLNSVFAFCISAFHDFRLWLLQTSSVLVSCFPTVSPFLLLLRDLRAPRFCS from the coding sequence ATGTCTTCTCAGAAAGATGTCCTAAGAACTGCAAGCCAGGCAGCTCTGAAAACCACCtatctcttacagatgggagttGGGTCTCTGGTCAATGTCATCCTTTTCTTCCAAAACATCTTTCCAGTCTTGTTTGGACACAAGCAGAGACCCACAGACACGATTCTCACCCACATGGCCCTGGCCAATCTCTTGGTTCTTCTCTCTTCTGGGATTCCCCACACAATGACAGCTTTTGTTTCAAGTAAGCCCCTGTCCAGTCTTGGGTGTAAACTTGTATATTACATACACAGAGTGGCTCGCAGCACCGCCCTGTGCTCCACCTGTGTCCTGAGCACCTATCAGTCCTGCACTCTCATCCCTAGAAGTGAAGGGAGGTCATTGCTCAGAAGAGCCCGCAGGGTCACAGATTCTTCCTGCTGGATTTGCTGGATATTCAGTGCCTTCGTGAATATCTACATTCCTGTGAACATCACTGGTCCGCAGGACACGCACAACTATTCTGATACTCAAGGCAGGTGGTTCTGCACGTCCTTGGGTCATAAATCAGGCTTTACCTTCTTGTGGTCTGTCTCAGATGCCGTATTTATTAGCCTCATGATCTGGTCCAGTGGCTCCATGGTGCTTCTTCTGCacagacaccaccagaaaatgaAGTATATTCATACCCGCACTGGACACCACAGATGCCCCCCAGAGACCAGAGCTACCCACACGATCCTGATGCTGGTGGTCACCTTTGTCATGTTTTATGTGCTgaattctgtttttgctttttgtattaGTGCTTTTCACGATTTTCGTCTATGGTTGCTGCAGACCTCTAGTGTCTTAGTTTCATGTTTTCCCACTGTTTCTCCCTTCCTCTTGCTCCTTAGGGATCTGAGAGCACCTAGATTCTGCTCCtga